The segment TCAGATCAAAGCTattctttttgaaaacaaacgaatcaaaagattttCTAGCACAAAAACcagtttgtttcaaatcaagctCAAGAGATTTTTCAAATCGATCAAAGCATTTGCTATGCTTTAAGAACTGATCAAAACTCAAGATTATTCTAGAATTGATGCTGTTGTCTTTTTGAAAATGTGGTTGATCAAGAAGTTCatcaggttcaaagattttaaaagaattcATCATTCTTtgaaaaacagattttgaaacacaaaaatctttCACCTTTTCAAGACCAAAACGAATCACATCAAGAGAACTGATCTTAACAAACATATCAGGCTGAGAATTAAGCAAATCAGATTGCTCACAGTGTACCTGAAGTTCAAAAgacaaaggggcaggagttgtgccgggatcaaagcaaagatggctctccatagcGATGGATGTGAtgtttgttgcttcttcatcaaagactggaccaggttcatcctcctcatcaaagataggatctAGATCTTTATCAAAAGATATCCTAGTGTCAATACATGGTCCTTGATGTGGTAAATCTAGTGGCTCTTCCTCCAAACCCTGTGGAGagaaaacaagactactcggatgctccggttgcaaaatggTTAGTTCTACAATAGCATGTTCCATATCAGTTACAAACTCAggttcaagagaaggaagatcacaatttttctcacaagaaaacaagctttcaattggctcttcatcatattcatcatAGATGGGTAAAGAATTTGAAAAATCTTTCAATTCCTCAACATGGGTTTCAGATTTATCTTTGGATTTCTTGCTGATGAATAAGGATGGCTCCGCTACAGGTGCACatgtggatgtgctcttcttaTGGTTCTGATTGACGTCCTTGAGGGTTTTCACCACTTCCtccacaaagttatcacaaaactcttggacatcaaactgaagcaaacGCTTCTTTGGATCAGCTTCACCTTGGGACGACTTGAAAGGTTCATTGCACCTCCTGTTTGACCTATCttgcacactaacaaactcatcaaaattattcaaagaatatttaaatgaagattgagagatagtttgttgtggggatttctccttgctacttttcctttgaagaccaaacatcataacctgaaaatctcaacacaaaagttagaaaataaaacctcacattctcaagtgtttaatctcacccactcaagtgtttctctcatatttgatcacacacaagtttctactcaatattctaagaagaacaaatcaaagaatcccaatggacaaaatccaagcaaacacaagggaattttaaaagagagaaacataagagatttttggttttggaaatccgttttaaccacctcaaaggctggatttctcctcagccagcaggctttctcttccaccaccaatccccaaatgaaaaacttttcgaattatttttttttttatagatctttttcttttcttttctttttttttaatagattgaggATGGTAATGGGGGGCCCAGAttcaagatagatagaagaagaagtgtttatgaagaaatggaagatgagaaagatgaacgatttagaagataccaaacgagcggctctgataccacttgaaggaccctaagatcggctcactcgaatatatcagatttggatatgaactccagatggagaactggatggattgaaggATCGCACAAAGGTTGCGGaaaggccttcgatattcccgGCTTCAGttggtgcttgatatgactcacaagaccaccaaAAGA is part of the Brassica rapa cultivar Chiifu-401-42 chromosome A09, CAAS_Brap_v3.01, whole genome shotgun sequence genome and harbors:
- the LOC117128156 gene encoding uncharacterized protein LOC117128156, coding for MMFGLQRKSSKEKSPQQTISQSSFKYSLNNFDEFVSVQDRSNRRCNEPFKSSQGEADPKKRLLQFDVQEFCDNFVEEVVKTLKDVNQNHKKSTSTCAPVAEPSLFISKKSKDKSETHVEELKDFSNSLPIYDEYDEEPIESLFSCEKNCDLPSLEPEFVTDMEHAIVELTILQPEHPSSLVFSPQGLEEEPLDLPHQGPCIDTRISFDKDLDPIFDEEDEPGPVFDEEATNITSIAMESHLCFDPGTTPAPLSFELQVHCEQSDLLNSQPDMFVKISSLDVIRFGLEKVKDFCVSKSVFQRMMNSFKIFEPDELLDQPHFQKDNSINSRIILSFDQFLKHSKCFDRFEKSLELDLKQTGFCARKSFDSFVFKKNSFDLSSSKDAMITHNLISSSCALDDFLIKKMLEHKSLKIEIDFCDLDFCDYVLQLDLLSSETDKTWHSLISILDNCVVLSLDDILVYNTFFEKHLESLIVDSHSEFKLVCSDVEQDMHVLKMNTIVAYLDKILVSNVYFDVHLDKLKCVLFVLGKDILIFDLNMYLSCTFDLGLLVFVLSIQERQVKPLRNESIDRAQQPKIWRSFVVQTGYRGDASNRGSVQKGYLNIQKVFCQESNFPGNPTHQGFLGIT